CCCGGAACAGTGGCCGCAGATTTTTCGGAGGACACATATGTTGATCCTGACCTTGCGAGCGAAAGACTTACCGAGCTTCAGTCATATCAGAAAGAAATTACGTCCACAAAAAATAAATCTCGTGTAGGCTTAATAGAGAACGTACTTGTTGAGGGCGAGAGCCGAAACGATCCTGAGTTTTTATCAGGCAGGACTGACCACAACAGGATATTAAATTTTAAAGGTCCTAAGAGCCTTGTTGGTAAGACGGTCAAGGTGAAAGTTACAGAAGGTCTTTTGAACTCACTTAGAGGAGAATTGGTGGTATAATCATTTAGGAGGCAGCACATGTTAGAAATGAAAGTTTCCGGAATTGCGCTAGATCCATTTACAAACACCCCAATTGTAATCCTCAAAGATTTGACCAATGAAAAAACTCTTCCAATTTGGATTGGATTTATGGAAGCAAGCTCTATTGCTATGGAGCTTGAGAAGACTCCCCGCGTTAGACCTATCACC
This is a stretch of genomic DNA from Thermodesulfobacteriota bacterium. It encodes these proteins:
- a CDS encoding TRAM domain-containing protein; translated protein: PGTVAADFSEDTYVDPDLASERLTELQSYQKEITSTKNKSRVGLIENVLVEGESRNDPEFLSGRTDHNRILNFKGPKSLVGKTVKVKVTEGLLNSLRGELVV